A DNA window from Paenibacillus sp. HWE-109 contains the following coding sequences:
- a CDS encoding SPW repeat domain-containing protein — MNTYMKNLLCACIGIWFLVSPWVFGFQTQPNAIFTCALLGSLQFVAALLALGKSGKKVWQNWVCLVIGALFIVVPNVFHLNLLAFTSFVVLGFMTILTNYSNLFPEYQ, encoded by the coding sequence ATGAATACGTATATGAAAAACTTATTATGCGCCTGCATTGGCATTTGGTTTCTAGTTAGTCCTTGGGTATTCGGTTTTCAAACCCAGCCGAACGCAATCTTTACCTGTGCACTGCTAGGGAGTTTGCAATTCGTCGCTGCCCTGCTCGCTTTGGGGAAATCCGGGAAAAAGGTTTGGCAAAATTGGGTGTGTCTGGTCATAGGTGCTTTATTTATTGTTGTTCCAAATGTGTTTCATTTGAATCTACTGGCCTTTACTTCCTTTGTCGTGCTTGGTTTTATGACGATTTTGACCAATTACTCCAATCTATTTCCGGAATACCAATAA
- a CDS encoding methyl-accepting chemotaxis protein, with the protein MRLTVRTKMITVFTIIFLLVGGLSYTDMSRMGALKDSNKMIANDWMKGIQIIELIHYNSEHLLTLYYQKKLEPDTKKHEPIDAGLVATMGEIDNLLVKYKETISGDEENSKFNQLNQDWEDFKTSFLKNKQLSTDPTKAKEAVESLQVMSTAFGKAQKTMADLVKYNQEGGLSAEQHGNDLYNQSVKISLTVLSIIVLFMLVACYVLVRNISTPVRKASQALNRIASGDLTIEPIIIKNKDEIGDLVHSVNQMVEHLRYSVTQMLHASNSVAASSQQLFASSEQNASASNHVAQSVQDFATGADAQAQSSMECGRAMEEMSVGIQRIAETTSDVSDLSLSATQLAEQGTHSMERVVSKMQSVSGSVDAANKVIQELEKHSQSIGQISTLIGNIASQTNLLALNAAIEAARAGESGKGFAVVAGEVRKLASQTDDSVRDITTLISSIQRDSVRAAQVMNTGLSEVQEGLKEVGIAEQAFGQIVSASQEVASKIQETAAAAQQMAASSEQVAATVASVGSVAQQTSGTAQSVAAATEEQLASTEEIASSAKSLASIATDLHQVVSSFRIS; encoded by the coding sequence ATGAGGCTTACTGTACGAACTAAAATGATTACGGTGTTCACGATCATCTTTCTTCTGGTCGGAGGGTTAAGTTACACAGATATGAGCAGGATGGGTGCATTGAAAGACAGCAATAAGATGATTGCGAATGATTGGATGAAGGGCATTCAAATTATTGAGCTTATTCATTACAACTCTGAGCATTTATTGACCCTGTACTATCAAAAAAAATTAGAACCGGATACGAAGAAACATGAGCCGATCGATGCGGGCCTTGTTGCGACAATGGGAGAAATCGACAATTTGTTAGTGAAGTATAAAGAAACCATTTCTGGTGACGAGGAAAATAGTAAATTCAATCAACTCAATCAGGATTGGGAAGATTTTAAAACGTCATTTTTGAAAAACAAACAGCTTTCCACGGACCCGACCAAAGCCAAGGAAGCAGTGGAAAGTCTGCAAGTCATGTCAACGGCATTCGGGAAAGCGCAAAAAACAATGGCTGATCTTGTGAAGTATAATCAAGAAGGCGGGCTGTCGGCAGAACAACATGGTAATGATTTGTACAACCAGAGTGTAAAGATTTCGCTTACGGTGTTAAGTATCATCGTGCTCTTCATGTTGGTTGCTTGCTATGTGCTGGTTCGCAATATCTCTACGCCGGTTCGCAAAGCTTCGCAAGCATTGAACCGGATTGCGAGTGGTGACCTGACCATTGAGCCTATTATCATCAAAAATAAAGACGAGATTGGTGATCTGGTCCATTCTGTTAATCAGATGGTGGAACACTTGCGCTACTCTGTTACCCAAATGCTGCATGCTTCGAATAGTGTCGCTGCCTCCTCCCAGCAGTTGTTTGCCAGTTCAGAGCAGAATGCATCGGCTTCCAATCATGTGGCGCAGTCTGTTCAGGATTTCGCAACAGGTGCCGATGCACAGGCGCAGAGTTCGATGGAGTGCGGCAGAGCCATGGAGGAAATGTCCGTAGGCATTCAGCGGATTGCAGAGACGACTTCTGATGTATCAGATTTATCGCTCTCGGCTACGCAGCTTGCGGAGCAAGGAACGCATTCCATGGAGCGTGTTGTAAGTAAAATGCAGTCAGTTAGCGGATCTGTGGATGCAGCGAATAAGGTCATTCAGGAGCTTGAAAAGCATTCCCAGAGCATTGGACAAATCTCTACCTTAATTGGGAACATTGCATCGCAAACGAATCTTCTTGCCTTGAACGCAGCGATCGAAGCAGCGCGTGCTGGCGAGAGCGGCAAAGGCTTCGCTGTTGTAGCCGGAGAAGTTCGGAAGCTGGCTTCTCAGACCGATGATTCGGTACGGGATATCACCACGCTGATCAGCAGCATTCAGAGAGATTCCGTGCGTGCTGCCCAAGTGATGAACACTGGGCTTTCCGAAGTGCAAGAAGGCTTGAAAGAAGTGGGGATCGCGGAACAGGCCTTTGGCCAGATCGTTAGCGCTTCGCAAGAAGTGGCCAGCAAGATTCAAGAAACGGCCGCTGCCGCACAGCAAATGGCTGCGAGCTCCGAGCAGGTTGCCGCTACAGTAGCTAGCGTAGGCTCGGTAGCACAGCAAACCTCAGGTACAGCGCAGTCTGTCGCGGCGGCAACGGAAGAGCAATTGGCCTCAACAGAGGAAATTGCGTCATCCGCCAAAAGTTTGGCTTCCATTGCAACGGATCTGCATCAAGTTGTCAGTTCGTTCCGCATTTCATAA